The proteins below come from a single Streptomyces sp. SCSIO 75703 genomic window:
- the nudC gene encoding NAD(+) diphosphatase has protein sequence MTTWTDHTADRPISLTAPSGIDRAVHHRLDEAWLAAAWSHPTTRCFVVSGGQVLIDETPDGRTELVVTPSFEAPLTEAHRYFLGTDEDGVSYFALQKDSLPGRMDQSARPAGLREAGLLLSPHDAGLMVHAVALENWQRLHRFCSRCGERTVIAAAGHIRRCPACGAEHYPRTDPAVIMAVTDEDDRILLGRQVHWPEGRFSTLAGFVEPGESVEQSVRREVHEEVGITVGPVEYVASQPWPFPSSLMLGFMARAVSAEIEVDGDEIHEARWFSRDELGAAFASGEVLPPYGISIAARLIELWYGKPLPTRGFV, from the coding sequence GTGACCACCTGGACCGACCACACCGCCGACCGACCCATCTCGCTCACCGCCCCGAGCGGCATCGACCGCGCCGTGCACCACCGGCTCGACGAGGCATGGCTCGCCGCGGCGTGGAGCCACCCCACCACCCGCTGCTTCGTGGTCTCCGGTGGTCAGGTCCTCATCGACGAGACGCCCGACGGCCGCACCGAACTCGTCGTGACCCCCTCCTTCGAGGCGCCGCTCACCGAGGCCCACCGCTACTTCCTGGGCACGGACGAGGACGGTGTCAGCTACTTCGCCCTGCAGAAGGACTCCCTGCCGGGACGCATGGACCAGTCCGCGCGTCCGGCGGGGCTGCGCGAGGCCGGGCTGCTGCTCTCCCCGCACGACGCGGGCCTGATGGTCCACGCGGTCGCGCTGGAGAACTGGCAGCGGCTGCACCGTTTCTGCTCCCGCTGCGGCGAGCGCACCGTCATCGCCGCGGCCGGGCACATCCGCCGCTGCCCCGCCTGCGGCGCCGAACACTACCCGCGCACCGACCCCGCCGTGATCATGGCGGTCACCGACGAGGACGACCGCATCCTGCTCGGCCGCCAGGTGCACTGGCCCGAGGGGCGCTTCTCGACGCTGGCCGGCTTCGTCGAGCCCGGCGAGTCGGTCGAGCAGTCGGTGCGCCGCGAGGTGCACGAGGAGGTCGGCATCACCGTCGGCCCGGTCGAGTACGTCGCCAGCCAGCCCTGGCCCTTCCCGTCCAGCCTCATGCTGGGCTTCATGGCGCGTGCCGTCTCCGCCGAGATCGAGGTCGACGGGGACGAGATCCACGAGGCCCGCTGGTTCTCCCGCGACGAACTGGGCGCCGCCTTCGCCTCCGGCGAGGTGCTGCCGCCCTACGGCATCTC
- a CDS encoding dipeptidase, whose protein sequence is MSQTPDSAVRAYIEEHRSAFLDRLTEWLRIPSVSAQPHHAGDVRRSADWLAAELRTTGFPTVEVWPTPGAPAVYAEWPSGDPGAPTVLVYGHHDVQPAAREDGWHSEPFEPVVRGNRLYARGAADDKGQVFFHTLGVRAHLAATGRTAPAVNLKLLVEGEEESGSPHFRALVEQRAGRLAADAVIVSDTGMWSEDTPTVCTGMRGLAECEIRLHGPDRDIHSGSFGGAVPNPATAAGRLVAALHDEHGRVAVPGFYDGVIELTDRERALFAELPFDEEQWLSTAASRATHGEAGHTTLERVWARPTAEVNGIGGGYQGPGNKTIIPSSALVKLSFRLVAGQDPDHVEKAVRDWAATQVPAGIRWEIDFGAATRPCLTPLDHPALRSVVRAMERAFRTPVRFTREGGSGPAADLQDVLGTPVLFLGISVPSDGWHAPDEKVELDLLLKGVETSAHLWSDLAEHWRPAS, encoded by the coding sequence ATGAGCCAGACCCCGGACAGCGCCGTCCGCGCGTACATCGAAGAGCACCGTTCGGCCTTCCTCGACCGCCTCACCGAGTGGCTGCGCATCCCCTCCGTGTCGGCTCAGCCGCACCACGCGGGCGATGTACGCCGCAGCGCCGACTGGCTCGCCGCCGAGCTGCGGACGACCGGATTCCCCACCGTCGAGGTCTGGCCCACCCCGGGCGCCCCCGCGGTCTACGCGGAGTGGCCCTCCGGCGACCCCGGGGCGCCCACCGTCCTCGTCTACGGTCACCACGACGTGCAGCCCGCCGCCCGCGAGGACGGCTGGCACAGCGAGCCCTTCGAGCCGGTCGTCCGCGGGAACCGTCTCTACGCGCGCGGGGCGGCCGACGACAAGGGACAGGTGTTCTTCCACACCCTCGGCGTCCGCGCCCACCTGGCCGCGACCGGCCGCACGGCTCCGGCCGTCAACCTCAAGCTGCTCGTGGAGGGCGAGGAGGAGTCCGGCTCGCCGCACTTCCGGGCGCTCGTCGAGCAGCGGGCCGGGCGGCTCGCCGCCGACGCCGTGATCGTCTCCGACACGGGCATGTGGTCCGAGGACACCCCCACGGTCTGCACCGGCATGCGGGGCCTCGCCGAGTGCGAGATCCGGCTGCACGGCCCCGACCGCGACATCCACTCCGGCTCCTTCGGCGGCGCGGTCCCCAACCCCGCCACGGCGGCCGGCCGCCTCGTCGCCGCCCTGCACGACGAGCACGGGCGCGTGGCGGTGCCCGGCTTCTACGACGGCGTGATCGAGCTCACCGACCGCGAACGCGCACTCTTCGCCGAACTGCCCTTCGACGAGGAGCAGTGGCTGTCCACCGCCGCGTCGCGGGCCACCCACGGCGAGGCCGGCCACACCACCCTGGAACGCGTCTGGGCCCGCCCCACCGCCGAGGTCAACGGCATCGGCGGCGGCTACCAGGGGCCGGGCAACAAGACGATCATCCCGTCCTCCGCCCTGGTGAAGCTCTCCTTCCGGCTGGTCGCCGGCCAGGACCCCGACCACGTCGAGAAGGCCGTCCGCGACTGGGCCGCCACGCAGGTGCCCGCCGGCATCCGCTGGGAGATCGACTTCGGCGCGGCCACCCGCCCCTGCCTGACCCCGCTGGACCACCCGGCGCTGCGCTCCGTCGTCCGCGCCATGGAGCGCGCCTTCCGCACACCGGTCCGCTTCACCCGCGAGGGCGGCTCCGGACCCGCCGCCGACCTCCAGGACGTGCTCGGCACCCCGGTGCTCTTCCTCGGCATCTCCGTCCCGTCCGACGGCTGGCACGCCCCGGACGAGAAGGTCGAACTCGACCTTCTCCTCAAGGGCGTCGAGACGTCCGCCCATCTGTGGAGCGACCTGGCCGAGCACTGGCGGCCCGCGTCCTGA